The nucleotide sequence GGAAAGGGCTGCGTCAAATCGATCGGCCGGGAGGCCGCGAAGTTCCGGGCCCGCCGGGCCCTTGTGGTCGCCTCGTCCGGAGCGGTGGGGGAGGCACAGGCGGCGCTTGTCGCCTCCAGCTTGAAGGACGCGGGAATAAAGGACTCGGGGGTCGAAAGCGTCCCCTTCTGCAGGGTGATGCCCAATCCTACGGTGGCCGTCGTGGACGAGGGGCTTGCACTTTACCGGTCGTCGGGCTGTGACCTGCTGGTCGCGGTGGGCGGCGGCAGTGCCTTGGATGCGGCCAAGGGCATCGGCCTGCTGGCCTCCAACGGAGGCAGGATTGTCGATTACGAGGGGGAGGACAAGGTGAGCAAGGCGCTTCCGCCCTTCATTGCAATTGCTACGACGGCGGGGACGGGGAGCGAGGTGACGCAGTTTGCCGTTATTTCCGACGAGGAACACAACAAGCTGACCCTTGTTGACCGGTACCTGGCCCCCGACGTCTCCGTCAACGACCCGGAGATGATGGCCTCGATGCCTCCCGCCCTCACGGCCGCGACGGGGATGGATGCCCTGACCCACGCGGTGGAGGCCTACGTCTCCCGAAATGCCGGGCCCGTTACGGATGCCCAGGCGTGGAAGGCCATCCAGCTCGTGGCGAAGAACCTGCCCCTGGCGGTTCGGGATGGCACGGACATGAATGCGCGGGAGAATATGTGCTGCGCCAGCTTCCTGGCTGGAGCGGCTTTCAACAATGCCGGACTGGGGCTGGTGCACGCCATGT is from uncultured Fretibacterium sp. and encodes:
- a CDS encoding iron-containing alcohol dehydrogenase yields the protein MSSYVIPPVNLIGKGCVKSIGREAAKFRARRALVVASSGAVGEAQAALVASSLKDAGIKDSGVESVPFCRVMPNPTVAVVDEGLALYRSSGCDLLVAVGGGSALDAAKGIGLLASNGGRIVDYEGEDKVSKALPPFIAIATTAGTGSEVTQFAVISDEEHNKLTLVDRYLAPDVSVNDPEMMASMPPALTAATGMDALTHAVEAYVSRNAGPVTDAQAWKAIQLVAKNLPLAVRDGTDMNARENMCCASFLAGAAFNNAGLGLVHAMSHPLGGHCNLPHGLCNALLLPVVCRFNTTLETLGRFSDIAVALGVGRSWRAERDNAEAGLKALF